A single Xenopus laevis strain J_2021 chromosome 3S, Xenopus_laevis_v10.1, whole genome shotgun sequence DNA region contains:
- the LOC108703520 gene encoding homeobox protein siamois-like, translated as MDCDIELEQIIGTALSLEDDYPESYLPIRDKLKSTPNSICGTISDLLPGAQVQVPLQNTWQQTLLDLYSLLGFPQEPKASRAMHMIENEDHQSTAALSPGIKDKPCYISESSSCLKRPLCEEEQSLSKKTKSEPDDLLPTLGARSRKRTIYSKEQTNFLQNQFDVNPYPDFVSRCHLAQLTGIPEPRIQVWFKNRRARHLSKIHRSHKNTVHEASILTGTQKLASHVQQSTIPWGQDQNLPGRFLHIN; from the exons ATGGATTGCGACATTGAGCTAGAGCAGATTATTGGGACTGCACTCTCCCTAGAAGATGACTACCCGGAATCGTATCTTCCAATAAGAGATAAACTTAAATCAACCCCAAACAGCATTTGTGGGACTATATCAGATCTTCTTCCAGGTGCCCAAGTCCAAGTTCCTCTACAAAATACTTGGCAGCAGACTCTATTGGATCTTTACTCTTTACTAGGATTTCCTCAAGAACCTAAGGCAAGCAGGGCAATGCATATGATTGAAAATGAAGATCATCAGTCTACAGCGGCCTTGTCCCCTGGCATCAAAGACAAGCCATGTTACATTAGTGAGAGCTCCAGTTGCTTAAAAA GGCCGTTATGTGAAGAAGAACAAAGTTTGTCTAAGAAAACTAAATCTGAGCCTGATGACCTTCTGCCAACCTTGGGTGCCAGATCGAGAAAGAGGACCATCTACTCCAAGGAACAAACTAATTTCCTCCAGAATCAGTTTGATGTTAACCCTTATCCAGACTTTGTTAGCAGGTGCCATTTAGCTCAATTAACTGGTATTCCAGAGCCCAGGATACAG GTCTGGTTTAAGAATAGAAGGGCAAGACATCTCTCCAAAATCCACAGATCCcataaaaatactgtacatgaagcATCAATTCTTACAGGAACCCAAAAGTTAGCCAGCCACGTGCAACAAAGCACAATTCCCTGGGGACAAGATCAAAACCTTCCCGGCAGATTCCTGCATATAAACTGA
- the LOC108703460 gene encoding homeobox protein siamois-like, with amino-acid sequence MTYDAEFEEIIYTALTLQDDYPMLTPLLKDEDMIYPSVLGMFNDLNPTMEAQEKLQEALIDLYSVLGIPQGPPMKRTSESNKETPCPRMDTKYQTNNQPSKGHKRPLFEEEQRKSKKPRIQMDDHLPPVNFRCRKRTVFSNEQTLFLQNQFNLNPYPDFVSRCHIAKITRIPEPRIQVWFQNRRARHLLRGTRS; translated from the exons ATGACTTATGATGCTGAATTTGAGGAAATTATCTACACAGCACTAACCCTGCAAGATGACTATCCCATGTTGACTCCACTCCTGAAGGACGAAGACATGATCTATCCTAGTGTCCTTGGGATGTTTAATGATCTTAATCCTACCATGGAAGCCCAAGAAAAACTGCAGGAGGCTTTGATTGACCTTTACTCTGTCTTGGGAATCCCACAAGGGCCTCCAATGAAGAGAACCTCAGAATCCAATAAGGAGACACCATGCCCTAGGATGGATACCAAGTATCAAACCAACAACCAACCTTCCAAAGGTCATAAAA GGCCATTGTTTGAAGAGGAGCAGAGGAAAAGCAAGAAACCCAGAATCCAAATGGATGATCACCTGCCACCTGTCAACTTCAGATGTAGAAAAAGGACTGTTTTTTCAAACGAACAAACCCTCTTTCTCCAGAATCAATTCAATCTCAACCCATATCCTGACTTTGTGAGCAGATGTCATATTGCCAAGATAACCAGAATCCCTGAGCCCAGGATACAG GTATGGTTCCAGAACAGAAGAGCAAGGCATCTTCTTAGAGGGACACGTTCCTAG